GTCCCTCTCACCCCAGGATCCTGCCATCAGCAGCTCCAGCCCTGCCGGGACCTACCGCCCCTACGACGAGGGCCTGCGGCGGGGGGTCTTCATCACCAACGAGACCGGGCAGCCTCTGATTGGGAAGGTACGGCGGGGCCTGGAGGCAAGGGTGAGAGGGCAGGGGTCTCCGGCCAGTGGGGCTGAGAGGGGGTCACACTGGGGGTGACAAGGACCAGAAACGCCACTTCGAAGCCTTCTGCCAGGGACCCTTGTTCGCGGGCAGCTCGGGCACGAGCTCTGCAGACCCTCAGGGGCCTGGGGGCCTCCACATCGTCCCGACAGCTCCCGGGCAGAGGCCAGGCCTTGCGCTCCAGGCTGGGCCCGAACCAGGAGGAGGGGGTTCTGGGGCCTCGGACCCCCGCCTGAAAGTGGCCTCTGATGAGGTTTTCCCTGCAGTGTGTCCCCCCGCTCCTCCCCTCCGCCGTCCGCCATCGCCGGGGAGGTAGTGAGGCTGCGGCCCTGCCCACGGCCGGAATGCCCCGGGCCTCCATCTCCCCTCTGGCCTCTCGTCCAGGTGTGGCCCGGACTCACCGCCTTCCCCGACTTCACCAACCCCGAGGCCCTAGGCTGGTGGCAGGACATGGTGGGCGAGTTCCACGCCCAGGTGCCCTTCGATGGCATGTGGATTGTGAGTGTGGCCCTGCCCCTGGGTGTCCTGTGGTCTCGGGGACCAGTCCCACCCTCTGTGCCAGGCCAGGCGCCCACCCCCAGGGGCTCTCTCACAGGACATGAACGAGCCATCCAACTTCGTGAGGGGCTCTGTGGACGGCTGCCCCAACAGTGACCTGGAGAACCCGCCCTACGTGCCAGGTGAGCTGCCCCACCTGCCCACCCACCAGCACCAGTCGGCTGAGGGTTTAATGGCTCAAATAAGGGATTTCCCTTCTCTGGTTTGGGAGGCTCAAAGCTGTGGTTTCTGAGAAGCCAGTGGACAGCAGCCACCCCGGGAAAGGCGAGGGGAACCCCAGGAGTAAGGTTCAGGTGGGGAGACCCCAGCCACGCAACGCTGACCGGGCACGTGCAGCAGAGGCGAGACCCTTTGCGGGGGAAGAGGGGCCGGGGGGATTTCAGACTTTGGCAGCTGCACAGGGCAAGACTTGAAGTGGTTCAGGAGCAGGCGGATGTGCGGTCTGGGGTCTGCAGGGGCCAGCCTGCAGCGTCACCTTGTCCTGTCCTTGGAAAAGTGGAGACTTCAGGGACGCACCTCAAATCCTAGAGGGGCTCCCAGAATGTGAGGGGCACCAGCCTTCCAGGTAGAGGCTCCAAGGAAACTGCCCCCTCTCCTCCAGGGGTGGTCGGCGGGACCCTCCGGGCAGCCACCATCTGCGCCTCCAGCCAGCAGTTCCTCTCCACGCACTACAACCTGCACAACCTGTATGGCCTGACCGAGGCCTTCGCCTCCCACAGGTGAGGGGCTCCAGGCCAGGTGCTGTGAGGGGCTGGGTacgggaaggagaagaggaggccCCAGGTCCCCTGccactccagccccctcccccagctccacaCCTAGTGCCTCAGGAAGGGTGTGGTGCCTGGACAGCAAGGTCAGGGCTGACCAGCACCTCTGGCTCCCGTGGGACTCGAGGGACGCTTGTCCTTCCCGTGACACATGCATCTCTGAGTGTCatcaagtggcagagctgactGCCCAGCAGACACTGGCGGCGGCCTCAGCCGGCTAGCTCCGTGCCCCCAGCTCGTCCACCCTGCTGCTTCCCCGGGCTCCCGGTGACCCCCGCTCACACAGCCCTGTCCCCCTGCTCCGCCCAGAGCCCTGGTGAAGGCTCGGGGGAGGCGGCCCTTCGTGATCTCTCGCTCAACCTTTGCTGGCCACGGCCGATTCGCTGGCCACTGGACAGGGGACGTGTGGAGCAGCTGGGAGCAGCTCTCCTACTCCGTGTCAGGTGAGCGCACCGGTCAAGAGGGGTGTGAGGGGGACCGTGGGCCACTCTCTGGGGAGGTTTGCCCAGAGCTGGGTCCTCAGACATGCTGCAATGGCGTGGGGTCCACCACCAAACCCTGTGGGGCATGAGGCCCACCCCGGGCCCTGTGCACCCATGCAGGGGGGCTCACTTGTGCAGGGGCTCACCTGTGGTGCCCCTCTTCCAAAGCTTCCCATCTCCGTTTCATGCTGGCTACTGTCTGCCAGCAGAATGTCCCTTCTGGTGACCACATCCTGGGCTGTGTGAAACTGCATCCGAGCTCAGTCAGGGTACCCCCCACCCCTCATCTCAGTGCCCGGCTCCACCCTGCGAAGAGGAATTTGATTTTTGTTCTGAGAGCTCTGATGCTGCAGACACGTGTTAGGCCCAGAGAGGGCTCGGGAGCCCTGGGGAAGGGGTTAGAAGTGACCCCCTGGGCCACAGCCAAAAAGAGTCTCCGCCAAAGCCCCAGCCTGGATGTGCTTTCATAGACTTTTGCTTCTGTGTGGGAGCGTCTGCAGAGCCTCAGGCCACCGGGAGTCTGCTGAGCTGAGCTCTCTGGGGAAGGTGGGGCCTGGTGGGAGGGCTGTTGGGAGGGATCCTTGCCTCCAGCCAGCTCAGCAGACACTGTCGGTCTCCTTGGCTCTGGACTGGTCCGGCTGTGGCAGCCTGAGACCCGTCTGACTCTGCCTCCCAGCCATCCTGCTTTTCAATCTGGTGGGGGTGCCCCTGGTGGGGGCGGACGTCTGCGGCTTCCTGGGCAACACCTCGGAGGAGCTGTGCGTGCGCTGGACCCAGCTGGGGGCCTTCTACCCCTTCATGCGGAACCACAACGACCTCAGCAGCCTGGTAGGGCACGGGCCGTGCTCTGAGAAACGCCCACTTTCTGTGCCAGCCAGCCTGACACAGGCCCAAAAGTGCCCGGTCTCCAGGGTGGGGGGACCTCAGGGTCCTGGACCCCAGATCCTAGGTGTTTCCTCTGCTCCCTCCACCCACCGCTGCAGCCGCAGGAGCCGTACAGGTTCAGCGAGACGGCGCAGCAAGCCATGAGGAAGGCCTTGGGCCTGCGCTACGCGCTCCTGCCCCACCTCTACACGCTGTTCCACGGGGCCCACGTCAGGGGCGAGACCGTGGCTCGGCCCCTCTTCCTGGAGTGAGTGTCTGGGTTGGGAGCGATAACCTTGGGCCCCCTGACCCCAGGGTGGCCGTCCTGCCACAGGGGGTGTACCAGGCACCAAGAGAGGGAGGAGGTTGAAGCAAAACCTGGGCCCTCTCCCTGGGGTGCCCACTGCACCCCCAGTCCCCACCCCTTAGATTCCAGCCCGACTTGGGGCACTCCATAAAGAAAACCTAGGCTGAGGCACACTGAGTACAGACCAGGCCTACCAGACGGTCAAGCAACTTGCAGACTCCCATGATTGAGTCCATTTGGGGCTTAAGAGAACAAGACCACAGAAGAATCCAGTAGACGCCCCCAATAGGATGTCGTATACCTAAGAAGTACTGTACCGGCCGTCAAGTGGCACCTCAGATCATTGGCTTAAGGATTCTCCAGTAGTAAGGTCATTAGTTAGCTGTTTgcaaaaatcaatttattttcccCTCACGCGGCACAAacataaattccagatggattaagtAATTAAATGTCAAAAATTAAGCTGGAGAGAATGCCACAGGAAAACGGAAGTGAGTGCTTCTCTATGCTCTGGCAGGAGAGGGCTTTCTAAGCgtcaaaagcaaaaagcaaagggaaggaggtgtaacttagggggaaaaaagtgacaCTTCTCCGAACATAAACAGAAAAGTATTAAAACCGCTCTGAACGTAGGTTGCCAAGGGGAATGAAAGGGAGAAAACATTGTCAATGAAGTGGTGCTCACGCCCCCTAAATGCCCAGAACCTCAGACCAGGGGTAAAAGCAATATTAAGAGCCAAGCAGACACGTGGGCAAGGACACAGCTTGCAGACGGCAGGTGTGAGTGCATCGCGCCAGAACGCCGGGCCCGGGCGGGGTCGCTCTCGGCTTCTGCCTTGACTTCAGTCAGCCAGAACCAGCTCTGCCGCATGTAACCCCGGGTCCCCTGGTTCCTTTCCGAGTCCCCTCAGAGGTCACTAGCCTCCCCCTTGCCTTGGTCCCTCCTGCTTGAAGGTTCCCCAGAGACCCCCGCACCTGGACCGTGGACCACCAGCTCCTGTGGGGGGAGGCTCTGCTCATCACTCCAGTCCTCGAGGCCGGGAAGGTTGAGGTCACTGGCTACTTCCCCCGAGGCACGTGGTATGACCTGCAGATGGTGAGTCTTGGGCCCCTGAAATCAGGGAGGACTGGGGAGCCCGAGGGAGCCCTCCTTCTGGCTCTGTTGGTGTGGGCCAGATGGTGAAAAAGGCACACGTTTGTCGAGTCCCACCTGGTTACACGTGGGCCTCCCCTGGGTGCTCCACCAGCATCATCCCTGCAGTCCTTGCAGGaacccatttctcagatggggaaactgaggctaagctGACTTGCTGCCTAGCTGAGCCTGGACTCTAGTTCTCATGCCCTCAaactcctgcccctccctgtgtCCTCTGACCTGCCCCACTGGAGCCCTGGTGCTGTGTCTCATGCTGTATCTCAGGCCTCTCACACTGTCCACACTGCGTGGCCAGGTCTCCACCCTTGGCTCTCGACAACAGCGCAGGGTCTTGGCACTGCCCAGGACCCTTTGTGACATGACAAACCCTCCAGGTGCCAGCTCAGGCCTTTGGCAGCCATCCACTTCCGCCCGCTGCACCCCTAACATCCATCATCCACAGTGAGGGGCAGTGGGTGATGCTACCCGCCCCACTGGACACCATCAACCTCCACGTCCGGGCCGGTCACATCATCCCCATGCAGGTACCTGGGCCGGGCCCCCAAGCCCATCTGTCCAGCACTGGAGCTGCTGGGACCCCCATGTGCCTCTGTTCAATTGGGAGTCCACCCTCAGGCCCCCAAGCAGAGATGATAGTTCTGAGGGTTGAGGATGAACCAGGCCAGATATATCtgctggggtgggcagaggggaggccaGCTTCACTGGCCATTCTCAGAAAACAGTCCATCAGCAAGCCTCTGTGGGCCTCTTATGTCCTCTGAGGGATCCACCTGGGCCAGGGTGGTCACCACAGGCATCCAGGCTGCTCGGCTGTAGGCTGTCCTGCGGATCCTGGTTTCTTGCAGCACGACGCTGTCACAGCCCAGTGCTCCCCACACCTGGGTCTGGGGGCCTCCACCAGGCTGGGGACAGTGACATGGGCCATGTCCTCCAGGGCCCAGGCCTCACAACCACAGAGTCCCGCAAACAGCCCATGGCCTTGGCCGTGGCACTGACCCCGAGCGGGGAGGCCCGAGGGGAGCTGTTCTGGGACGACGGGGAGAGCCTGGGGGTGCTGGAGCGCGGGGCTTACACGCAGGTCATCTTTCTGGCTGGAAACGTGAGTCCTGGGGCCCGCCTAGGCTGGGGGCCATCTTGGGGTGACCATCCAGATTTGGTGAGGGGCGCTGGCCTGGGGTCCCGGGGTGGACCCCTGTCCCTGGGTCAGCCCAACTGGCGGAGAGAGGGGCTCATGGACTGAGCGCTTCGGCCGAGCCCCTCGCACTGCGCCAGTGGCCCGGGCTTTGTCTGCGTGGGCGTGCTGCTGAGCTGCCCTCCCTGTCTGCTGTCTAGCAGCGCTGGCCCCGCGGGGCTCCCTGTCCCGCCGGTGGGGCTCCCTGCCCCAGGCCGTGTGCTCACAGACCgtgttctgtctctgtctctgctccGTGCAGAACACTGTCGTGAACCAGTTGGTGCGTGTGAGCAGCGAGGGGGCCAGCCTGCAGCTGAGGAAGGTGATCGTCCTTGGGGTGGCCATGGCCCCCCAGCAGGTCCTCTGCAACGGCGTTCCTGTCTCTAACTTCACCTACAGCCCTGACACTGAGGCAAGAGGGCCCACATCTGGGGCCAGAGGGCCTGTCCCCAGGGGGTGCGTGAGGGGGCAGGAGGTGCCCGTTGAGCTGGCATCACAGGACTCACTGTCCAGAAGGGGGAGGACACTCAGGCCTCACAGGGGGCGGAAAGGAACTGGCTCCTcaggggaggagcaggaagaTCGGCTTCCTCGTACTCTGCCCGTATC
This is a stretch of genomic DNA from Camelus bactrianus isolate YW-2024 breed Bactrian camel chromosome 16, ASM4877302v1, whole genome shotgun sequence. It encodes these proteins:
- the GAA gene encoding lysosomal alpha-glucosidase, with product MRWPSCSHTLQGVCALASLVLLGHILLYSFAVAPRELCSFSRAPEEMYQARQLGASGLGPRPAPGHQGSPRAAPTRCDLPPAGRFDCAPDKAITREQCEARGCCYVPARQRPPGAQMGQPWCFFPSGYPSYKLENLTTTETGYTATLTRTTPTFFPKDIMTLRLDVLMETESRLHLTIKDPANRRYEVPLETPRVHSRAPSTLYSVAFSEEPFGVVVRRKLDGRVLLNTTVAPLFFADQFLQLSTSLPSQHITGLAEHLGPLMLSTNWTKVTLWNRDIAPVPDVNLYGSHPFYLVLEDDGSAHGVFLLNSNAMDVVLQPSPALSWRSTGGILDLYVFLGPEPKNAVQQYLDIVGHPFMPPYWGLGFHLCRWGYSSTAITRQVVENMTRAHFPLDVQWNDVDYMDARRDFTFNKDGFGDFPAMVQELHQGGRRYMLIVDPAISSSSPAGTYRPYDEGLRRGVFITNETGQPLIGKVWPGLTAFPDFTNPEALGWWQDMVGEFHAQVPFDGMWIDMNEPSNFVRGSVDGCPNSDLENPPYVPGVVGGTLRAATICASSQQFLSTHYNLHNLYGLTEAFASHRALVKARGRRPFVISRSTFAGHGRFAGHWTGDVWSSWEQLSYSVSAILLFNLVGVPLVGADVCGFLGNTSEELCVRWTQLGAFYPFMRNHNDLSSLPQEPYRFSETAQQAMRKALGLRYALLPHLYTLFHGAHVRGETVARPLFLEFPRDPRTWTVDHQLLWGEALLITPVLEAGKVEVTGYFPRGTWYDLQMVPAQAFGSHPLPPAAPLTSIIHSEGQWVMLPAPLDTINLHVRAGHIIPMQGPGLTTTESRKQPMALAVALTPSGEARGELFWDDGESLGVLERGAYTQVIFLAGNNTVVNQLVRVSSEGASLQLRKVIVLGVAMAPQQVLCNGVPVSNFTYSPDTETLDIPVSLMMGKQFLISWS